The Andrena cerasifolii isolate SP2316 chromosome 14, iyAndCera1_principal, whole genome shotgun sequence genome contains the following window.
GGAGTTCTCAATTAACGAACGTTCAATATATTAACATTATTTcttctatgtatacatattaaCAACACACAGGAAACTTCAgactctttttattattatggtAATTTAGATGAGCATTTTCATCTTCGGGATCCCCTATTTGATATACAACACCGCATTCTCTACATTGCGTTGCCCCAAAATTCTTCTGCCCTGCGTCCAGCTGATACTGATTGTCGCTGCCATTCCGTTTTGCACGCAACTGCCAACCTATATTTTCTTTCGTGCTGCTCCCTGATTTCTTACCAGTCTCCCTAAAACAGAAATTAGATTAGATCGGAGAAACAGCTTTAGCTCTTAGATTCTTTAAAACTTACTCAACTACTTTAACAGCAGAAGATTCCTTATTAAATAGCGgataatatttctgtttattctcTTTAATATTGTTCAAATTATTGTTCAAGGAAATAGTTTCTAAAGGCATTAATGCGGCAGTCATATTATGAAGTTCAATTTCCGGCGTCATAGTAACATCTTTTAGGATGGCTACTGGTTCTAACGGCGAAATGTTATCCAGCTTTCGATTAGTTAGTGTGTCCAATATATCATAGTCATCGTCAGCCCAATCATCTTCCAGCACTTTCAATATGTCGGCGACACTCTTCTGCTCTATCGTTGCTTCTAATTCTGGTTCATCCACCGTTAAGTCAGTGGTATCGAAGGAAATGTCCATTAGCTTCGGTCTTTTGTGAACTTGCCTGATGGGTGGACTACTCTTCCGCTTCAGAGCAATTTTACTACTTGGtgtaacttttaatttaacataatTATTTGTAGTTTCTGTACCTGTGTAGATTCTCTTTGTCgttcgtttatttttaaaaaagcgcTTATTAGGGTCAATTTCTGGGGATGCAGATCTTTCTATCATTATTGCGCTCTGCTGCTCCTCTGCATCCATATTCTCTGCACTACTGTTCATATGATTCTCTTTGGAATTATTCATACTTTCAACGGTGTGAGTCAAGTTACTTTTTCCAGTATCTGAATGAGGCTTTGACTTTGGTCTCTTAACTCCATGCGACACTCCAGCATTGATGGATCCCATTGTGTATCTTCTCGCATGCCTTTTTGTATTCCTTCTACCACGGGGCGAGACTCGCGGGAAATTTCTCCTATGAAGTCTTTGTTCCGGTAATTTATGCATAGTTCTGTAATTCTGCTTCTCATTGGGATTACTATAAAACCTTTAAACGCGTTACATCGGTGTTAAGTCACCGGTGTTGCGCGCATCCGTGCCCGCTGCTTTTTCATATATTCCAAACTCTGTGTCGTTACAGCTCTGTCACCATAACATTTTTATACGCACCCGTACAGCAGACATAAATAGTGTAAAGTGATGTTAAAAAGGGACAACTCGGTCCTCATAAATGTGATATAATCACAAAACTGCTGGAGACCTTTCCCTTGCCGTTTCCCTGCTCCTCTTTCGCGCTCTTTCGTATCAGCCTGAAGGTAGTCATGTACCGCTTGAGGGCGAATCCTCATCCGCAGGCACAGTCGCTCGCAGCGACGTTTAGTGATCTCTTTTCCTATTGGCTACAGATGAAAGGTTCATGGGAACGACGGAATAGGCACGCGCAAGGAAATACCCCATTGTAAACGCGCCAAACAGGAAGGCACGCTGTTTCTGTTTACTGTAAGTTACATTAGAATTGATTAACGCTTGATGATTTTTCGCGGCAATAGAGACTGAAAAGTGGTAGATTTGCGGTGCGATGGTTTATCGTtttattgtttgtttgctcgcggATGAGAAGTCGAAGAATGTACGGGTTTCGAATGCACCGACGAATGGTAGACAAAACGTCATTGTGGGTAGTTAGTTTTGCGCGTgagatataatttattttttcgcgAGTGTGGTGGATGCGTCCCATTCTCCGCACGCCAGAAGGTATGCATGGAGAACAGCGATGTGTATTTAAGGTCaatttatacagccaccgacgCGAGAACGATCCGAGTCGGCGAAATCGATGGGCGCTTGCTGGCGAATTTTATGCTCGCTAAGTACGCGTAGAGCAGTCAAATGAATCTGACCAATGTTTGCGCTCGGATATAGCACGGATAGGCCTCGGACGCGGCTCGTCTCGCCTCAACGAGCGTTCACCGATTTTCCTCCGCGCAAACTCCAAACGTCCGACTCGGATCGTGCCCGTGACGGCGGCTGTATAAATGTACCTTCACTCGTAACATGTCAGAAAATAGACTTGACATGGATATTGATAATCAAAGTGAAGacggagaaataaagaaaagccCCTCGAAGGATATGGATGATTTTAGGTAACGAACAATTCGACGTTAGATTCTAACCTCCGATCGTAACCTTTAACTTCGAACAGTCGAAGAGTATTTCATCATCCCCATAAGCAATGTTACTTTAAATTCTCGATGCAGGTATAACCTTTCTCTGAACTCACATTCTTTCACTATTTGGTTGTGCCTGATAAATcatctttttttcatttcttttaacaTAGCGCGTGTTTAAGTCATTTTGAGAAAAGTATACTTAAAGCTTTTCAGAGGAGGATGGCGGAGATACTGCCGATTCTCTGGACATAAAGCCACCGCAGGCTGTCATCAGACATCAGAAGACTTACTCGTCGAGAAGGAGAGATAAGCACGGCGATAGGAGGGACCGTAGGGAAGAGAAGGAACGAAAGTCTAGGCACCACAATCGTGGGGAGGACAGGCACAGGGATAAGCACAGGCACCGTAGACATGGAGCGGACCTTTTAGAGAGGCAGGAGCGCTCAGACGGATCCAAAAGGGACAGAGAGAGAATGGAAAGGATAGAAAGAATAGATGGTCATAGGGACAGAGAATCTAGACACGATAGGAAAGAGAGGAGCACTGGAGATCGTGTTTTGGAGGATTTGAGAGAAAGGTATAAAAGATTTGAGATATTTGAAGCGGTTTACTTGCTGCGCTACTTTTGGCTCATTATGCGATTATACTATTGTCTATTGTAGTATTTTATTGACAGATTGCTGGATAAGAGAAGAGAGAGGCGAGAGGATTCGCGGGATATTCGAGATTACAAGGCAGAACGGCGGGAAATTCGTCTGGACGACTCTCGTGACTTGCGTGATACGCGCGAGCGCCGAGAAATACGAATGGAAGATATGCGAGAGCGTCGCGAGATCCGTGGTATTGGAGACGATGTAAGGGAACGTCGTGAAATTCACATGGAGGAGCACAGGCGCATGAGGGCGATGGAGGAGCAATATTCGGAAACGGAGCTAATGGAACGACCCGAGAGAAGCGAGAAGCGTCACAAGAGATCGCACAAGCACGACAGACTCCGCGATAGGGACAGAGAGAAAGCGGAACGGGAGAAAGAGCACCGGGAGAAACAGTTGCGCGAAGCGATGGAGATCGTTACGGAGGAAGCGGATGAAATGGAAATCAATGAAATACAGATAGAGACGAAGGATCCGACGGAGATGACGGAACAAGAGCTGAGGAAAGAAAGATTATTGGAAGCAGACAGGGAAATGGCCAGGAGAAAAGAAGTCTCTAGAATGGAGTTGGAAGCGCGACGAATGAAGAGAGGAGAAATGCGGCCGCTGAGTCCCGACAACAATCAAGACTCTTCTATCGTGGAACTGTCGGACGAAAGTCCGAGTCCCATCCATTCGGATGAAGTTTGCTCCAAATCCATAGAGTAAGATTATATGCTTGAACGAATTAAAGGAAATTATTGTATATCTTTGAAATAAATTGATTTGATATATTTGCTTTGTAGATCCAGACATTCCTCCGATGGCCAAAGAAGTATACACGAAAGATTTTCTGACAGACATTCTTCCGATTCATCTGAATCGAGCagcgaggacgatgacgagtcGAACAATTCGAACAAAGGCTCTAACGCTGAATCGAATGACGGGTCTGATTACAATAATCCAAGCCCCTTATCCGTCGATCGATTAGCCAAGTCTGATCACTCCGACGGGGAATCCCCTGGCCACGTCGACTCGAATGGCGCGACCAAGAACatggaggaagaagaaaagaaggtgGAGGTCCCCGAGTTGCCTCCATATTTACCAGCTATTCAAGGTGAATGAACAACTCTTCGGTATATTGCAGTTTTGCGGTCTATTTCTAATGTTTTATCTTTCTATAGGCTGTAGAAGCGTAGAGGAATTTCAGTGTCTAAACCGCATCGAAGAAGGTACGTACGGTGTAGTGTACAGAGCACGCGACAAACGTACGGATGAAATTGTGGCCCTGAAACGACTGAAgatggagaaagagaaagaaggatTCCCAATCACCAGCCTCAGAGAGATAAACACTCTATTAAAAGCGCAACATCCGAATATCGTTACTGTCCGAGAGATAGTCGTCGGCAGCAACACGGATAAGATATTTATCGTGATGGATTATGTGGAGCATGATCTGAAATCGTTGATGGAAACGATGAAGCAAAAGAAACAGGTTTTCATACCAGGTAAATGGCTGAAGGTAAAAATATGAGAGAGCGTGGAGCAGGGTGTACAAATAATGATTTCTTTTCGCAGGGGAGGTGAAATGCCTTATGCAACAATTGTTACGGGCAGTCGTACATTTGCACGACAATTGGATACTTCATCGTGATTTGAAAACGTCGAATTTGTTACTAAGTCATCGAGGTATTCTGAAGGTTGGTGATTTTGGGTTAGCGCGAGAGTACGGTTCTCCACTGAGGCAATATACTCCGATTGTTGTAACGCTTTGGTACAGAGCCCCCGA
Protein-coding sequences here:
- the Eco gene encoding establishment of cohesion; amino-acid sequence: MHKLPEQRLHRRNFPRVSPRGRRNTKRHARRYTMGSINAGVSHGVKRPKSKPHSDTGKSNLTHTVESMNNSKENHMNSSAENMDAEEQQSAIMIERSASPEIDPNKRFFKNKRTTKRIYTGTETTNNYVKLKVTPSSKIALKRKSSPPIRQVHKRPKLMDISFDTTDLTVDEPELEATIEQKSVADILKVLEDDWADDDYDILDTLTNRKLDNISPLEPVAILKDVTMTPEIELHNMTAALMPLETISLNNNLNNIKENKQKYYPLFNKESSAVKVVEETGKKSGSSTKENIGWQLRAKRNGSDNQYQLDAGQKNFGATQCRECGVVYQIGDPEDENAHLNYHNNKKSLKFPGWKTEHVIMEDPFTSDRVILVEPGDPKQYWNKVGDILAYVDRDLGLVDTKLSDYENKKVYLYVRDKVILGVLVAEHISTAHRMIPELLELNCCTAESTPAKCGINVVWTDMNHRKQGIATKLIDMLRSNFYYGYVMPLDDIAFSIPTLSGKIFAEKYTKTRNFKVYT
- the LOC143376608 gene encoding uncharacterized protein LOC143376608 isoform X1 — encoded protein: MRPILRTPEENRLDMDIDNQSEDGEIKKSPSKDMDDFSFSEEDGGDTADSLDIKPPQAVIRHQKTYSSRRRDKHGDRRDRREEKERKSRHHNRGEDRHRDKHRHRRHGADLLERQERSDGSKRDRERMERIERIDGHRDRESRHDRKERSTGDRVLEDLRERLLDKRRERREDSRDIRDYKAERREIRLDDSRDLRDTRERREIRMEDMRERREIRGIGDDVRERREIHMEEHRRMRAMEEQYSETELMERPERSEKRHKRSHKHDRLRDRDREKAEREKEHREKQLREAMEIVTEEADEMEINEIQIETKDPTEMTEQELRKERLLEADREMARRKEVSRMELEARRMKRGEMRPLSPDNNQDSSIVELSDESPSPIHSDEVCSKSIESRHSSDGQRSIHERFSDRHSSDSSESSSEDDDESNNSNKGSNAESNDGSDYNNPSPLSVDRLAKSDHSDGESPGHVDSNGATKNMEEEEKKVEVPELPPYLPAIQGCRSVEEFQCLNRIEEGTYGVVYRARDKRTDEIVALKRLKMEKEKEGFPITSLREINTLLKAQHPNIVTVREIVVGSNTDKIFIVMDYVEHDLKSLMETMKQKKQVFIPGEVKCLMQQLLRAVVHLHDNWILHRDLKTSNLLLSHRGILKVGDFGLAREYGSPLRQYTPIVVTLWYRAPELLLSGKEYSTPVDMWSVGCIFAELLRMEALFPGKSEIDQLNRIFKELGTPNDRIWPGYSKLPMVQKIPFAHYPVNNLRQRFSLSLSDLGVELLNKFLTYDPQQRVTAEDALKHGYFTEAPLPIDPQMFPTWPAKSELGVRTTNASPKPPSGGKEYKQLGDGDDADLSNSGFHMGLTEGGRQPPVGGGFHLKF
- the LOC143376608 gene encoding uncharacterized protein LOC143376608 isoform X5, whose translation is MRPILRTPEEEDGGDTADSLDIKPPQAVIRHQKTYSSRRRDKHGDRRDRREEKERKSRHHNRGEDRHRDKHRHRRHGADLLERQERSDGSKRDRERMERIERIDGHRDRESRHDRKERSTGDRVLEDLRERLLDKRRERREDSRDIRDYKAERREIRLDDSRDLRDTRERREIRMEDMRERREIRGIGDDVRERREIHMEEHRRMRAMEEQYSETELMERPERSEKRHKRSHKHDRLRDRDREKAEREKEHREKQLREAMEIVTEEADEMEINEIQIETKDPTEMTEQELRKERLLEADREMARRKEVSRMELEARRMKRGEMRPLSPDNNQDSSIVELSDESPSPIHSDEVCSKSIESRHSSDGQRSIHERFSDRHSSDSSESSSEDDDESNNSNKGSNAESNDGSDYNNPSPLSVDRLAKSDHSDGESPGHVDSNGATKNMEEEEKKVEVPELPPYLPAIQGCRSVEEFQCLNRIEEGTYGVVYRARDKRTDEIVALKRLKMEKEKEGFPITSLREINTLLKAQHPNIVTVREIVVGSNTDKIFIVMDYVEHDLKSLMETMKQKKQVFIPGEVKCLMQQLLRAVVHLHDNWILHRDLKTSNLLLSHRGILKVGDFGLAREYGSPLRQYTPIVVTLWYRAPELLLSGKEYSTPVDMWSVGCIFAELLRMEALFPGKSEIDQLNRIFKELGTPNDRIWPGYSKLPMVQKIPFAHYPVNNLRQRFSLSLSDLGVELLNKFLTYDPQQRVTAEDALKHGYFTEAPLPIDPQMFPTWPAKSELGVRTTNASPKPPSGGKEYKQLGDGDDADLSNSGFHMGLTEGGRQPPVGGGFHLKF
- the LOC143376608 gene encoding uncharacterized protein LOC143376608 isoform X2, which encodes MENSDVYLRLDMDIDNQSEDGEIKKSPSKDMDDFSFSEEDGGDTADSLDIKPPQAVIRHQKTYSSRRRDKHGDRRDRREEKERKSRHHNRGEDRHRDKHRHRRHGADLLERQERSDGSKRDRERMERIERIDGHRDRESRHDRKERSTGDRVLEDLRERLLDKRRERREDSRDIRDYKAERREIRLDDSRDLRDTRERREIRMEDMRERREIRGIGDDVRERREIHMEEHRRMRAMEEQYSETELMERPERSEKRHKRSHKHDRLRDRDREKAEREKEHREKQLREAMEIVTEEADEMEINEIQIETKDPTEMTEQELRKERLLEADREMARRKEVSRMELEARRMKRGEMRPLSPDNNQDSSIVELSDESPSPIHSDEVCSKSIESRHSSDGQRSIHERFSDRHSSDSSESSSEDDDESNNSNKGSNAESNDGSDYNNPSPLSVDRLAKSDHSDGESPGHVDSNGATKNMEEEEKKVEVPELPPYLPAIQGCRSVEEFQCLNRIEEGTYGVVYRARDKRTDEIVALKRLKMEKEKEGFPITSLREINTLLKAQHPNIVTVREIVVGSNTDKIFIVMDYVEHDLKSLMETMKQKKQVFIPGEVKCLMQQLLRAVVHLHDNWILHRDLKTSNLLLSHRGILKVGDFGLAREYGSPLRQYTPIVVTLWYRAPELLLSGKEYSTPVDMWSVGCIFAELLRMEALFPGKSEIDQLNRIFKELGTPNDRIWPGYSKLPMVQKIPFAHYPVNNLRQRFSLSLSDLGVELLNKFLTYDPQQRVTAEDALKHGYFTEAPLPIDPQMFPTWPAKSELGVRTTNASPKPPSGGKEYKQLGDGDDADLSNSGFHMGLTEGGRQPPVGGGFHLKF
- the LOC143376608 gene encoding uncharacterized protein LOC143376608 isoform X4, with protein sequence MENSDVYLSFSEEDGGDTADSLDIKPPQAVIRHQKTYSSRRRDKHGDRRDRREEKERKSRHHNRGEDRHRDKHRHRRHGADLLERQERSDGSKRDRERMERIERIDGHRDRESRHDRKERSTGDRVLEDLRERLLDKRRERREDSRDIRDYKAERREIRLDDSRDLRDTRERREIRMEDMRERREIRGIGDDVRERREIHMEEHRRMRAMEEQYSETELMERPERSEKRHKRSHKHDRLRDRDREKAEREKEHREKQLREAMEIVTEEADEMEINEIQIETKDPTEMTEQELRKERLLEADREMARRKEVSRMELEARRMKRGEMRPLSPDNNQDSSIVELSDESPSPIHSDEVCSKSIESRHSSDGQRSIHERFSDRHSSDSSESSSEDDDESNNSNKGSNAESNDGSDYNNPSPLSVDRLAKSDHSDGESPGHVDSNGATKNMEEEEKKVEVPELPPYLPAIQGCRSVEEFQCLNRIEEGTYGVVYRARDKRTDEIVALKRLKMEKEKEGFPITSLREINTLLKAQHPNIVTVREIVVGSNTDKIFIVMDYVEHDLKSLMETMKQKKQVFIPGEVKCLMQQLLRAVVHLHDNWILHRDLKTSNLLLSHRGILKVGDFGLAREYGSPLRQYTPIVVTLWYRAPELLLSGKEYSTPVDMWSVGCIFAELLRMEALFPGKSEIDQLNRIFKELGTPNDRIWPGYSKLPMVQKIPFAHYPVNNLRQRFSLSLSDLGVELLNKFLTYDPQQRVTAEDALKHGYFTEAPLPIDPQMFPTWPAKSELGVRTTNASPKPPSGGKEYKQLGDGDDADLSNSGFHMGLTEGGRQPPVGGGFHLKF
- the LOC143376608 gene encoding uncharacterized protein LOC143376608 isoform X3, whose translation is MDIDNQSEDGEIKKSPSKDMDDFSFSEEDGGDTADSLDIKPPQAVIRHQKTYSSRRRDKHGDRRDRREEKERKSRHHNRGEDRHRDKHRHRRHGADLLERQERSDGSKRDRERMERIERIDGHRDRESRHDRKERSTGDRVLEDLRERLLDKRRERREDSRDIRDYKAERREIRLDDSRDLRDTRERREIRMEDMRERREIRGIGDDVRERREIHMEEHRRMRAMEEQYSETELMERPERSEKRHKRSHKHDRLRDRDREKAEREKEHREKQLREAMEIVTEEADEMEINEIQIETKDPTEMTEQELRKERLLEADREMARRKEVSRMELEARRMKRGEMRPLSPDNNQDSSIVELSDESPSPIHSDEVCSKSIESRHSSDGQRSIHERFSDRHSSDSSESSSEDDDESNNSNKGSNAESNDGSDYNNPSPLSVDRLAKSDHSDGESPGHVDSNGATKNMEEEEKKVEVPELPPYLPAIQGCRSVEEFQCLNRIEEGTYGVVYRARDKRTDEIVALKRLKMEKEKEGFPITSLREINTLLKAQHPNIVTVREIVVGSNTDKIFIVMDYVEHDLKSLMETMKQKKQVFIPGEVKCLMQQLLRAVVHLHDNWILHRDLKTSNLLLSHRGILKVGDFGLAREYGSPLRQYTPIVVTLWYRAPELLLSGKEYSTPVDMWSVGCIFAELLRMEALFPGKSEIDQLNRIFKELGTPNDRIWPGYSKLPMVQKIPFAHYPVNNLRQRFSLSLSDLGVELLNKFLTYDPQQRVTAEDALKHGYFTEAPLPIDPQMFPTWPAKSELGVRTTNASPKPPSGGKEYKQLGDGDDADLSNSGFHMGLTEGGRQPPVGGGFHLKF
- the LOC143376608 gene encoding uncharacterized protein LOC143376608 isoform X6 → MILEEDGGDTADSLDIKPPQAVIRHQKTYSSRRRDKHGDRRDRREEKERKSRHHNRGEDRHRDKHRHRRHGADLLERQERSDGSKRDRERMERIERIDGHRDRESRHDRKERSTGDRVLEDLRERLLDKRRERREDSRDIRDYKAERREIRLDDSRDLRDTRERREIRMEDMRERREIRGIGDDVRERREIHMEEHRRMRAMEEQYSETELMERPERSEKRHKRSHKHDRLRDRDREKAEREKEHREKQLREAMEIVTEEADEMEINEIQIETKDPTEMTEQELRKERLLEADREMARRKEVSRMELEARRMKRGEMRPLSPDNNQDSSIVELSDESPSPIHSDEVCSKSIESRHSSDGQRSIHERFSDRHSSDSSESSSEDDDESNNSNKGSNAESNDGSDYNNPSPLSVDRLAKSDHSDGESPGHVDSNGATKNMEEEEKKVEVPELPPYLPAIQGCRSVEEFQCLNRIEEGTYGVVYRARDKRTDEIVALKRLKMEKEKEGFPITSLREINTLLKAQHPNIVTVREIVVGSNTDKIFIVMDYVEHDLKSLMETMKQKKQVFIPGEVKCLMQQLLRAVVHLHDNWILHRDLKTSNLLLSHRGILKVGDFGLAREYGSPLRQYTPIVVTLWYRAPELLLSGKEYSTPVDMWSVGCIFAELLRMEALFPGKSEIDQLNRIFKELGTPNDRIWPGYSKLPMVQKIPFAHYPVNNLRQRFSLSLSDLGVELLNKFLTYDPQQRVTAEDALKHGYFTEAPLPIDPQMFPTWPAKSELGVRTTNASPKPPSGGKEYKQLGDGDDADLSNSGFHMGLTEGGRQPPVGGGFHLKF